A window of the Trichoplusia ni isolate ovarian cell line Hi5 chromosome 4, tn1, whole genome shotgun sequence genome harbors these coding sequences:
- the LOC113493376 gene encoding uncharacterized protein LOC113493376 gives MAARATIASLALLALACVAYAQDATIYIDASNKTHAKLDIERENRKELESLITDLQSTKEDAQLLYIDYASRAGNDLKTFLRNMTGFADNVMNNLDPDDKLNDTDECWMKFEYRVKKIEHDARKAAVFSGDNHHKFLMGHMIVFRMHLNKSEDYLKRCDKVTRKCGLPCETTPRVKRWRRLALDEIHRVREDMQFTRRSYRDLVSHARRKLNHLRKQAINRARSAVEDYKYCLRRG, from the exons GATGCAACAATCTACATAGATGCCTCCAACAAAACGCACGCCAAGCTTGACATTGAACGGGAGAACCGCAAGGAGCTGGAGAGCCTCATCACAGACCTTCAGAGCACGAAGGAGGATGCACAGCTCCTCTACATCGACTACGCTTCGAGAGCCGGCAACGACCTGAAGACCTTCCTCAGGAACATGACCGGGTTCGCAGACAACGTCATGAATAATCTGGACCCTGATGATAAGTTGAACGAT ACGGACGAGTGCTGGATGAAGTTCGAGTATCGGGTGAAGAAGATAGAGCATGACGCACGCAAGGCCGCCGTCTTCAGCGGAGACAACCACCACAAGTTCCTCATGGGACATATGATCGTGTTCCGGATGCATCTCAATAAG AGCGAAGATTATCTCAAGAGATGCGATAAAGTCACCAGAAAATGTGGTCTTCCATGTGAG ACCACTCCACGTGTAAAACGCTGGCGCCGTTTAGCTCTCGACGAGATTCACCGCGTGCGTGAAGACATGCAGTTCACGAGACGGTCGTACAGGGACCTGGTCTCCCACGCCCGTCGGAAACTGAACCACTTGAGGAAGCAGGCCATCAACAGAGCCAGGAGTGCTGTGGAAGACTACAAGTATTGTTTACGGAGAGGGTAG
- the LOC113493216 gene encoding uncharacterized protein LOC113493216, with protein MFLFKLFIFMLSVLFCCATCEPKNETQPSTKSLIHKFETDATSSRTQQEYDRNQMRSWADAFQVQRLEACVQYRLQMIKHQEHNFKSDRNSKWNDCLYAHRNDTRQAATQYYSSEQQCLRQAASEDTEQRENVELWEKQVANPYLFLIYECENRSLEERVQMQNDKFDELIHRLLQLKQVAMSSLQDYYRSSQTSLESCLKTCLSEYLDRVRAIMSVLNKCYSIT; from the exons atgtttttatttaagttatttatttttatgttgtcaGTACTGTTTTGTTGTGCTACTTGTGAG CCAAAAAATGAAACACAACCCTCAACAAAATCATTGATCCACAAATTTGAGACTGACGCCACGTCATCGAGGACCCAGCAGGAGTACGACAGGAACCAGATGCGGAGCTGGGCTGACGCGTTCCAGGTCCAGAGGCTGGAGGCCTGCGTGCAGTACCGCCTGCAGATGATCAAGCATCAGGAGCATAACTTTAAGAGTGATCGGAATTCTAAG TGGAACGACTGCCTATACGCACACAGGAACGATACGAGACAGGCTGCCACGCAGTACTACAGCAGCGAGCAGCAGTGCCTCAGACAAGCCGCGTCCGAGGATACGGAGCAGAGGGAAAACGTGGAGCTGTGGGAAAAACAGGTAGCTAATccctacttatttttaatatatgaatGTGAAA atcgCTCATTGGAGGAAAGGGTACAG ATGCAGAACGATAAGTTCGACGAGCTTATCCACCGCCTTCTCCAATTGAAACAGGTGGCTATGTCCAGCCTGCAGGATTACTACAGGAGTTCTCAGACCAGTCTAGAAAGCTGCCTGAAGACCTGCCTGTCAGAATACCTGGACAGAGTCAGAGCCATCATGAGTGTCCTCAATAAATGCTACAGTATTACATGA